Within Ovis aries strain OAR_USU_Benz2616 breed Rambouillet chromosome 3, ARS-UI_Ramb_v3.0, whole genome shotgun sequence, the genomic segment tgagccttagtttctggGTCTGAAGCATGCGCTCTGCACTCTACAGTAGAGACTTGTGTGCAGCAGGTGCTCAAATGAATGTCCCTGCTTAGCTTGATTTGTCCTCCAGGTCCCTAAGCCCAGCACCCACCCCCCACGCCCCAACCTCCAGATCTGGCAGATGTGGCTTCCGCCCAGGAGGCCTTCTCAGCTCATCCACCCTGTTCTTCCACTttctcacttccctccccaccctgggctcCCCTCTGCATCCCGTGACAGCTTGGGGTTCCCACCAGCCCCTGGCTCCCACCCCTACCAGGGTCTCCCGCCCGCCCAGCAGAATGccccccacccatccatccaaccaccccAGCGCCAAGTTCCCACGGGCCTGGCCTCCCCTCCTGCCCGCTGGCTCGACGGCTCCCACAGCACGGCCTTGTTTCCCCGGGAACAGTGCGTCTGTGTCGCAGACAACAATGTCCTTTCATCTCGGGCGCTGCCCTGGTGCACGCCGGGACGCGGCACAAAGGGTGCTTTGTGCAGCCCGGGGATGTGAGCTCCTGGCTTTGCCACGCGGAGCCACCAGCCGGGGCCCGTGTCCTTGGGTGCCGGTTATGCAACAGTCCGTCGGGGCTGCGGGGCGGGCCCAGGCTCCGGCCCCCCTGCCCCCGGCCCCGCTCACCCTTGGGCCACCAGCGCTGCGCCCACACTCCCCTCAGCCTCCCGCCCTCTCCTCTGTCCCCCGCTCAGCTGGGCTTCGCCGACTTGAACCTGGCAGAGTTTGCGGGCTCGGGCTCCACGGTGCGCTGCTGCCTGCTGGAGGGCTACGACACGAAGAACACTCGACAGGACAACTCCATCCTCAAGGTACCAGGGGCTCCGGGCCTCATCTGCCCCTCCCACCAGGGGCAGGGGCAAGGGCTGGCCGCCTCCCTGTCAGAGTCCCGTGGGGAGTTGCAAAGAACACAGGTTCTCACCCCAGATGGACAGCGAGAGACGCTGGGAAGACGTGGGCCCTGGGGTCAGGAAACCCCCCTTGGAGGCCTGACTTAGCCACTGGCCTCAGTTTTGCCCTCCATAATCGGCGCTCAGGGAGTGGACCCCAACAGTCTCTTGTGGTGAGACCAGCAGCCCTTATCTCGTGGTGCCCAACCACAGTCTGGCAGGGAATGGTGTCTCTTCCTGGCCCCAGTTTTGCACAGGAGGGGCTCCACCTTTGGGTGGTCATCCACCCAAAGGCACAGCAAAGCTGGCACCTGACCCTGCAGCCCAGCTCCTAACCACGGCCGCACATGATGCGAGGCCACCTGAGCTCCAGGGCACCGGGGTGTGGACAGACCTGCTGTCCCTGCACCCAGCAGACCTGGGCAGCCGCCCCGAGGGCCCAGCCACGTGAAGGTTTCCGGGACCGGGGCAGCACCCTCCCCCCGGGCAGCTGCCTCCTGAACCCCTGTGGACAGAGATATCTGGGCATCTGCTGCCAGCTCACCTTTCTTCCTCATCTCCACACCCTTCCACCTGGCTGAGGAAACAGTCTTGTGTTAACCACAGCCCTGTGAGCTGACCCAGTGGGAGAGTGCTGTGTCTGGCAGAGCTGAGTAGGAGGTGGTAGGCAAGGGCGCTAGGGCCTGCTGGACCTTTTGCAGAAGAAGCCAAAGGCCACTGGAAAGGTCCAGGCTAGCCCTTGTGAGAGCCAGGGCCTCAGTGCATCCTCAGACCAGAACAAGGGGGCCTAGGGTCCAAGGCCAGCTCCCCCATGTCCTGTCTGCCGGACCTTGGATAGTCATTTATTTCCCCTGAGTCTGAGTCTCAGTTCCTGTGTCTATAGCCTGAGGCCACCACGTACGTGGCAGGTTGCTATCACAGCCAAATGAAATAACCCATTAAAAATCTCAGCCTCAGCCCAGCGGGCACCGTTTTTGTCGGAggtatccctgggattctttctCAGCCCATCACCTGTCACTTCATTCTAGCCCCAATTCGGGGATCCAAATCTTGCCTTGTTTAAACCATTGCCGAACTCTTTGCCCAAGTGGATGTTAAACGTTTCTAATGActtcttgctttgttttattcaACAAACTTTCACACACCCCTGCCATCTGTGTTGGACTCTGTGAACTCCTACGCCGAGTCAGGCTGGGTGGGCCCTTCCCCACCGGGTAGGCTTTaagatcccccctcccacctgccttgcCCGCTCTGGGGGCTGTGAGGATAGAGAATGTCTGTGGCCTCACCCTTGAGGGTCCCACAGTCTAGTCGCCGTTCTGAAATGACAGTCGCCGACTCACTCCTCACTCATTCCATGCCAGGCGCCCTAGGCATCCTCTACCATCCCACGAGGCAGCTGTTAGGATCAGTTTTGTCTTCTGCACGAGAAAACTGGGTTTCAGTGAAGTTTGGTGGTGTCACCAGGGCCAGCAAGGGACCGAGATGGGATCAGAGTCCAAGCTCATCTGAAGCCAGAACAGGGGGTCCGGGCACCTGTGGAGGATCTGGGAGGGTTGAACAGGGCGTGGCTGATCTCACCGGCTTTTGCACAGGTCACCATTGGAATGTTCCTGCTCTCGGGAGACCCCTGCTTCAAGACGTGAGTACTGGTGTGGGCCACCTGAGGGGTGGGGGCTCTGTCCTGAACATTGTCGGGGGAGGGCCAGGGACTCTTCCCTTGTCCAGGCTCGTGGGGTCCCCTGTCTTCTTCTGACCCCAAGCTGGGGCACCCCAGTCATACCCCTCTCTGTTTTCCCAAGGCCGCCGTCCACTGCCAAGTCCATCTCCATTCCAGGCCAGGACTCCTCCCTGCAGCTGACGTGCAAGGGTGGCGGAACCAGCCGCGGTGGCAGCAGCAACTCCCTGACGGGGTCCCGGCCCCCCAAGGCCCGGCCCACCATCCTCGGCTCAGGTACCGTTCCCCACCTGCCCTCTGCACTCCTCCTGAGACGAAGGCTTTCACCTCCCCCAGTCCCTAGGTCCCAAGGGGGGACACTTGCTGAGAAGAGAAAGCCAGTGGGGTGGTGTTTGCCCACCTTGCTTCCGTCGGGTAGGCATCTGCACCCCTCCCATGATCTAGGCTCTGCCTGGCCCCAGAATCACAGCAGCACCCTGGACCAAGACGGATCAGGTGGCTGGCCTCCTGGCTCTCTGGGTCGAGCAGGAGAGACAGGGGTCAGTGAACAAAAAATACATCAAACGCTTGTCCGCCTAGAACTGTGACGTGAGCTGGGAGAGAGATATAGAAGGTGTCTGCCTGGGGACAACCAGGGAGAGCTCCCCGAAGGGATGTCATTTGAGCTGAATCTGGGGTGTATTGTGCCGTGTTCCTGGCAGAGGGAACTGCTAGGAGCTCTTGTTCTGCTCCTTGCTCTGTGACCCTGACTGGCTGTTTTACCTCTCAGGCCTTAGCATTGTCCTCTGCAAAGTGGGATCAGCAGTAGTAACCACATCCTGGTTGCTCCGGGGATGAACTGAGAAAATGTGTGTGCCTTTCCTGGCACCTGGGTCATCCTCTCTATTTCCCAGCATGTTTCCATTAAATTATCATTATTACCAATGTTACGAAAAATGCAAATGAGCCTGAATCCCCAGAGGAGTAGGTGTGGCAATTAAGAGGGAAAGGAGCCCAGTGCTGTAAGGGATGAAGTAGGCCCTCCCCCGACAAAGCATGAGCCTTGGCCCCTGCACCCTGTCCCTGGGGGTGAGCTCAGAGCTGGGAGGTGGACAACCCCCAAGCTGATCAGTAAGCAGGGTGGCACGTGGTGGCCCTAACCTGTGCCACGAGAGCAGTGAGGGCATGGGGCCTCAGACCCTGTTTTCTGGGTGATTCTGCCCCTGGGGCTGGGAGCCGAAAGGGACCCTCTGACCCTGAGGGCCAGCTTTCCTGCCCTCCTGTTTTTCCTGCACACCAGCCAGGTGGGACCCAGAGCAGAAAGCTGGGCTTCTCCCCTGCCTCAGCCTGGGGGCTGCATGCAGGAATGGGGGCTCCCCAGCTCCCCTGCTCTCTAGCTTCAGGGTAGGGATCCCCAGAGGAGCGATCTGGGAACCAGGGCACCCCAGCACATGTGGTGCCTTTTGTGTAAGAAAAGAGATGCTTCTTCTGCGTGGGGTGGGAATTTGAGCCCCACAAGCCTCTCTCTTCCTGCAGCCCCTCAGAGGCAAAGAACCTGTCAGGACTTGAAAAGCCTTGTGGCTTTGGGTGGGGACGCAGGCAGGCCTAGGGTCCAGGCTGTGACCTGGGTGGGTGTGCTCACATCTGAAGAAGATGGAAGAGTCATTGCTTCCTACATGGACCAGAAGgactggtgggtgggtgggtgctcTCTGAGCCCTAGGCAGACCCTGCTTGGTTCCTTGCTGCCAGTGCCTAAAAGTGTGTTCCCCACCCTTATTTACTCCACTCCAGCTACACAGACCCCAGCTCACTgaagcctcagggcctttgctgaTGCTGGTCCCTGGGTCTAGAAGGCCTTTTCTCTGATGCCTTACCTAGCCTGCTCCCTGCCAAACATCCTGATGGTCTCTCATTAAGgccacctcctcagagaagccttccctgatttcAGACCCAACCACCCCCCATACGCTCCCTGCTGTGGGCCATTTGCCAGTTATGGTTAATTGTGAGTCCTTTTTGTCCTGTGTTCTTCCTTCCCACCACTGGGTGTCTGTGACACCCTGTCTCCTAGCAACCCAGTAGAGCACCCCCCAGATATTTGTGGAGTGAAGGAATGACCCTGGGCTCGAGTGCTGGCCTGTAGCTCAGGACAGGTTGCTGCCCCCCTGAATCATCTCTTAAGAGTTTTTCCATCTCTAAAGTGGAAATACATagtgtgccccccccccccccgcccaccccgccACATTCAGTGAGAGGACTTGTGAGAAGCGAGCATGCTGGtcacccctgcccctccctgcttccAGGGGTGCCGGAGGAGCCCGACCAGAACCTGTCCAGCCCCGAGGAGGTGTTCCACTCTGGGCACTCCCGCAACTCCAGCTATGCCAGCCAGCAGTCCAAGATCTCGGGTGAGCGCCTGCCTGCCCCCCCAAGCCCTTGGCCTCCCAGCCTCCCCGGCCGCCCCCATCATGACCTGCACCCCCACCACCCAGCAGGCTACAGCACAGAGCAGTCGCGCTCCTCGAGCCTCTCAGACCTGACACACCGCCGGAACACGTccaccagcagcagcacctcGGGCGGCCTCAGCATGGCCGTGGAGGGGCCTGAAGGCAGCGAGCGCGAGCACCGGCCCCCTGAGAAACCACCACGGCCGCCTCGGCCTCCGCATCTGTCAGACCGCTCATTCCGGTAGGTCTCACCGCAAGTGCTGCTAGAGAGCAGAGCCCTCCGGTGGCTCCCGGAACCTCTGCTCCTCCACTTGTAACACAGGGACAAGTGGGCCCTGTCATCGTGGGGTGCATGGCCGTCAAACCAGCTGATGCTCCACGCTGGCTGCACCCGGCCTGGCGCGCGTGCCCAGTGGGCGGATGCTGCGGGTGGTCTGGCATACCCTGGGGCCAGCCTGCTTCCATGCTCTGTGGCCTCTTGGAAGCTGGCACTTAACTCCCCAGGGCCTCCGCGGCCTCCTCTCTAAAATCAGGTTGCAGCAGCATCCGTACTGTAGGGTTGATGTGACGGTTCAGTGAACACACTCTAGACCGTCTTCCATGTGCACTCGGAGGGTCCTGAGTGCAGTAGACGGGGACTGGGTCCTGTGGTCGTGTGACTGTTCTGACTCTCGCCCCACCCCAGGAGGAAGAAGGACTCGGTGGAGAGCCACCCGACCTGGGTGGATGACACGCGCATTGATGCTGATGACATCGTAGAGAAGATCATGCAGAGCCAGGACTTCACGGAAGGGAGCAATACCGAGGGTGAGCCGCCAGCGCAGGCGGGGTGCGGGGGTTGGTGCCCAGGGTGAGCAGCCAGCACTGACGGGGACAGTGCCTGGGGGCTCTCTGGCTTCGCTGCCCCATTCAGCTTCTATCTTCCCCTGTGTCCCCACAGACAGCAACCTCCGGCTGTTCGTGAGCCGTGATGGCACCACCACCCTGAGTGGTATCCAGCTGGCCAACAGGTAGGTGGGGGAAGGTTCTGGGCAGGTGACGAGTGTGGCTCTGGGCCCCCGTGGTGAGAGCGTGTGGCTTTTGCAGCCCATTGACCTAGCTTTGAATGCCAGCTCTTGTCCATGTGACTTCAGGCCAGTCATGTCTGTCTGAGCCGCAGTTGCTCCATCTGTCAAATGCTGTGGATCACACCACCTCACCCAGAAACCTGGGACAAACGCCCCAGGTTTGGTTTGGGAGGGTTCCGAGGAACCTTGGAAAATGCCTGACACAGGGCTTGCCACACAGCAGGGGCTTCATACATCTTTATTTTGGATtctacttttctttcccttcctcctgggcCTGGGAGCTCctaaaaaatgatgatgatgactcATGTATCTATTAAATGAATAGTTACTGTGCACCAGCTACGTTCCATGATTCTGAGCTAGGTGCTGGGGATACGGCAGTGAGCAACATAGATTTTTGCTTCATGATGTTCAGAGGCAAGCAGATGTGAGGATCAAACTTGTGGCTTGAACTCTGCCAGTATATAGAGTATCCTCTAAATCATTCATTTACAGCATGCTGGTCTGTGTGTGCCTGGctcactgaatgaatgagtggaggaGCTTACCACCTGCAGGGCTGTGCTGAAGCCTTTACTCCTGGTTCTTGTGGGCCAGATGGGAAAGTGCCCATTTAACATCTAGGGCCAGAGCAGTAGGAGGCTTAGCTGGGTCACACTGGGGCCTCAGACCTGCCCTCTGGTGTTGCTCTGCTGACCTCTGCTGGCGGAGGCTCAAAATTGCAACTGCCATCTTTGTGTGGCCTAGGCTGCCCTTAGTGGGGTgggcaaaaagaaaacagagggcaCTTCTTGGGGCTTTGTGACACCCCTCTCCAGCCCCCTCtgaggatgaggaaactgagattgagCAAGGTTACTGCAGAGCTGTATACTGCGCCCCGAATGACTACAGCCCTTCCGGTGGGCCTGGCCTTGGCTGGGAGAAGAGCTGATCAAGCTTCCCGACCTTCTGCTGCACTTTTGGCAAGCCCTGTactctctctgaacttcagtttctttatctgtcaaGTGGGGCTGGCTGCAGATCCTCTCTGCCTGAATTGCTGTGAGGATGGGCACAGCACACCCCAGCATGTGAGCTGCTGGTACCCAGGGGGGCTTGGGCATGGTCTGTGCAAGCTCTGTGATCCCACAGGCTCAGGTACATAACATCTGTGTTACCCTGGGCAGGTGACTCaacttctctgagactcagtttctctcTGCAAAATGGGGCCAGTTAACAGTGCTTGCGAAGTACCTCCCAGGGCTGGCCCAGAGGACCATCAGGGAGGACAAGCTGACCTGTTTCTCCCCACAGGGTCTCCTCTGGGGTCTACGAGCCAGTTGTGATTGAAAGCCATTGAGGAGCAGGTGCCCCGGCT encodes:
- the EEIG1 gene encoding early estrogen-induced gene 1 protein isoform X1; its protein translation is MAFLMKKKKFKFQTTFTLEELTAVPFVNGVLFCKVRLLDGGDFVSLSSREEVQENCVRWRKRFTFVCKMSANPATGLLDPCIFRVSVRKELKGGKAYSKLGFADLNLAEFAGSGSTVRCCLLEGYDTKNTRQDNSILKVTIGMFLLSGDPCFKTPPSTAKSISIPGQDSSLQLTCKGGGTSRGGSSNSLTGSRPPKARPTILGSGVPEEPDQNLSSPEEVFHSGHSRNSSYASQQSKISAGYSTEQSRSSSLSDLTHRRNTSTSSSTSGGLSMAVEGPEGSEREHRPPEKPPRPPRPPHLSDRSFRRKKDSVESHPTWVDDTRIDADDIVEKIMQSQDFTEGSNTEDSNLRLFVSRDGTTTLSGIQLANRVSSGVYEPVVIESH
- the EEIG1 gene encoding early estrogen-induced gene 1 protein isoform X2 → MAFLMKKKKFKFQTTFTLEELTAVPFVNGVLFCKVRLLDGGDFVSLSSREEVQENCVRWRKRFTFVCKMSANPATGLLDPCIFRVSVRKELKGGKAYSKLGFADLNLAEFAGSGSTVRCCLLEGYDTKNTRQDNSILKVTIGMFLLSGDPCFKTPPSTAKSISIPGQDSSLQLTCKGGGTSRGGSSNSLTGSRPPKARPTILGSGVPEEPDQNLSSPEEVFHSGHSRNSSYASQQSKISGYSTEQSRSSSLSDLTHRRNTSTSSSTSGGLSMAVEGPEGSEREHRPPEKPPRPPRPPHLSDRSFRRKKDSVESHPTWVDDTRIDADDIVEKIMQSQDFTEGSNTEDSNLRLFVSRDGTTTLSGIQLANRVSSGVYEPVVIESH